The following proteins are co-located in the Spea bombifrons isolate aSpeBom1 chromosome 3, aSpeBom1.2.pri, whole genome shotgun sequence genome:
- the LOC128482747 gene encoding cytochrome P450 2C14-like produces the protein MFGLDPVSILVSVVVFLFLLNAFYNHKGNIYHNFPPGPKPLPIVGNLHSMILSRKKQHVFLEELSKKYGPVFSIKLGPRKIVVLCGYETVKEALVNYGDEFSERPFVPTVEETSKGYGLIFSHGENWKVMRRFTLSTLRDFGMGKKLLEGKINDESNSLVEVFRSYKGKPFENTMIINAAVANIIVSILLGHRFDYKDPTFLRLMGLINENVRFIASPFVLLFNAFPSLMRWLPGSHNKVFKNARELRTFIKGTFTRHKDQLDVNDQRNLIDVFLVKQQEEKPSHQMFFHNDNLVSLVSNLFAAGMETTSTTLRWGILFMMKYPEIQKKVQNEIDRVIGSAQPQAEHRKQMPYTDAVIHEVQRFGNIVPGNVPHATTQDITFRGYFIPKGTHVIPLLSSVLHDKAYFKKPDEFYPEHFLDSNGNFLKNEAFLPFSAGRRSCAGENLAKMELFLFFTRLLQNFTFRPPPGVEVDLTAGNGATRSPLPHEICALPRN, from the exons ATGTTTGGGCTCGATCCGGTCTCGATTCTCGTATCGGTGGTGGTATTCCTATTTTTGCTCAATGCTTTTTATAACCATAAAGGAAACATTTACCATAATTTTCCTCCCGGGCCGAAACCTTTGCCGATAGTTGGAAACTTACACTCTATGATTCTGAGCAGAAAGAAACAACATGTTTTTCTTGAAGAG ctgtCTAAGAAGTATGGACCGGTATTCAGCATCAAGTTGGGACCTAGAAAGATTGTTGTGCTCTGTGGCTATGAGACAGTTAAAGAAGCGCTTGTAAACTATGGGGACGAGTTTTCAGAGAGACCTTTTGTACCGACGGTAGAAGAAACATCAAAAGGATATG GTTTAATCTTTTCTCATGGAGAAAACTGGAAAGTGATGAGGAGGTTCACTCTTTCAACTCTACGAGATTTTGGAATGGGAAAGAAGCTACTAGAAGGCAAAATTAATGATGAATCCAACTCATTAGTGGAAGTGTTTAGATCCTACAAAG GGAAGCCTTTTGAGAACACAATGATAATAAATGCCGCTGTTGCCAACATCATTGTATCCATTCTGCTTGGCCACCGCTTTGATTACAAGGATCCCACGTTCCTGAGGCTTATGGGGTTAATTAATGAAAATGTGAGGTTTATTGCAAGTCCTTTTGTTCTG CTATTCAACGCTTTCCCATCTCTGATGCGCTGGCTACCTGGAAGTCACaacaaagtttttaaaaatgctaGGGAGTTGCGGACCTTTATTAAAGGAACATTTACCAGACACAAGGACCAACTGGACGTAAATGACCAGAGGAACCTTATCGATGTCTTCCTTGTCAAGCAGCAGGAG GAAAAGCCCAGCCATCAAATGTTCTTCCACAATGACAATTTAGTAAGTCTTGTGAGCAACTTGTTTGCAGCTGGAATGGAAACCACTTCTACAACCCTTCGGTGGGGTATTCTATTTATGATGAAATACCCAGAAATTCAAA AAAAGGTCCAAAATGAAATAGACAGAGTGATTGGATCTGCCCAGCCTCAAGCAGAACACAGAAAGCAAATGCCGTATACCGACGCCGTTATTCACGAAGTCCAAAGGTTTGGTAACATTGTTCCGGGTAATGTCCCACATGCGACTACTCAAGATATTACATTCAGAGGATATTTTATTCCTAAG ggtaCTCATGTCATCCCGCTTTTGTCATCCGTGCTGCATGATAAGGCTTATTTTAAGAAACCAGATGAGTTTTACCCTGAACATTTTCTTGACTCTAATGGAAATTTTCTGAAAAATGAAGCATTCCTGCCTTTTTCCGCAG GTCGGAGAAGCTGCGCTGGGGAGAATTTAGCAAAAATGGAGCTGTTCCTGTTCTTCACCAGACTGCTGCAGAACTTCACGTTTCGGCCTCCTCCTGGGGTCGAAGTTGATCTTACCGCTGGCAATGGGGCAACCAGGAGCCCTTTGCCACATGAGATCTGTGCTCTTCCTCGTAACTAG
- the LOC128484165 gene encoding interleukin-17A-like, protein MTWRRDKVVLQGVLVLLVFGAVLAKRCPTSKNMMLLQNIKVNFHMNSNHHAPSMQDETRMRSLSPWNYSLNEDPNRFPAIIAEAKCNHGGCLDSDGKEDLSVVSVPIKQEVLVLRRHVEECESSFTLDKQMVTVGCTCIWHQTQAATRGLERESVSQMK, encoded by the exons atgacttGGAGAAGAGACAAAGTGGTG TTACAGGGGGTCCTCGTGTTACTCGTTTTCGGAGCCGTACTCGCTAAAAGATGTCCTACCTCGAAGAACATGATGCTTCTACAAAATATCAAAGTCAATTTCCACATGAATAGCAACCATCATGCTCCAAGCATGCAGGACGAGACCCGAATGCGTTCTCTGTCTCCATGGAACTACAG TTTGAACGAGGATCCCAACAGATTCCCTGCGATCATTGCAGAGGCGAAATGCAATCATGGTGGGTGCCTGGACTCGGATGGTAAGGAGGACCTCAGCGTGGTGTCCGTTCCCATCAAGCAAGAAGTCCTGGTCCTGAGGCGTCATGTGGAGGAGTGCGAAAGTAGCTTCACCCTGGACAAGCAGATGGTTACTGTCGGGTGCACTTGTATCTGGCACCAAACGCAGGCGGCTACACGCGGGTTGGAGAGAGAATCCGTTTCTCAAATGAAATAG